TAGAGGAACTTCTAGGAAAGAGAATAGTTGTCGTCGTTAATCTCAAGCCGGTAAAACTTTGTGGCGTTGAAAGCAGAGGGATGCTTCTGGCCTCTGGACCAGCTGATAAATCGACACTTGCCCTTCTTACCCCAGATAAAGATATTCCTTTGGGATCTCGGGTGAGTTAGGAAAAGAAGCAGGGGATATTAATCGGGTTTCTCCTGGCTGGGAAACCCGATTTTTTTATAAAGAGGCAAGGTGTTTAAAGTGTCCTATTTTGTCGATACGCACTGTCATTTAAATTCGGAAGACTATAACGAAGATCTTGATGAAGTTATAGAAAGGGCGAAATCTCAAGGATTAGCTCGTATGCTTGTAGTGGCTGCGGATGTGCCTAATAGCCGTCAAGCGGTAGAACTTGCGGAAAAATACGCTTCATATGGTATTTATGCTACAGTAGGCGTTCATCCCCATGAGGCTTCTACTATAGTAGATGGTATTCCTGAAGAATTGTTTCTTCTTGCCCAACATCCCAGAGTCCTGGCTATAGGAGAAAGTGGCCTTGACTATTATTATGACCATTCCCCTCGAGAGATTCAGAAACAATCTCTTCTGTGGCATATTGAACTTGCTGAAAAGGCCAAGAAACCCTTGGTTCTTCACATAAGAGATGCCTTCGATGATCTTTTTGATATTCTCAAGGAGAACGATAAAAGGCAGTATCATGGCGTCATTCATTGTTTTTCAGGTAATTCATACCATGCAAAATATGCTCTAGAACTGGGCTTCTATCTTTCATTTGCAGGTCCAGTTACCTATAAAAAGAATCAGGAGCTGAGAGATATAGTGGCTTCTATGCCTCTCAACAGGCTGTTATGTGAAACAGATGCCCCATGGCTGGCCCCCAAGCGTTATCGAGGGAAGCGGAATGAGCCGGCCTATGTGACAGAAGTGTATGATATGGTTGCTGATGTCAGGCTCATAGATAGAGAAGAACTCAAAGAAGCGCTCTGGAATAATGCCTGTTCGCTTTTCAGATGGGAGGAACTGTAATGTTTGAATTTCGTTTACAGGCACAATGTCCTGTAACGGGGGCTAGAGCTGGAGAATTCGTGACTCCTCATGGAGTTATAAAGACCCCCGTTTTTATGCCGGTGGGAACGCAGGCAACAGTGAAAGCAATGGCTCCCTTTGAGCTAGAGGAAATAGGGGCCCAGATCATTCTTTCCAACACATACCATCTCTATCTGCGCCCTGGTGCCGATATAGTGGAGGAGGCTGGAGGACTCCACTCTTTTATGGATTGGCATCATCCCATTCTTACTGATAGCGGCGGATTTCAGGTCTTTTCTCTCGCTACCCTTAATCGAGTAACTGATGAGGGAGTCGAGTGTCAATCCCATATAGACGGAAGCCGCCACATGATGGATCCTGAATGGTCAATGGAAGTGCAACAGAAGCTGGGAAGCGATATCGCCATGTGCTTTGACCAGTGTCTTCACTATCCAACCACCAAAGAGGAAGCGGAAACTGCTTTAGCCCGTACAACTCGGTGGGCCCGCCGATCTAAGGATGCCCATACAAGAGAGGACCAGGCATTGTTTGGCATCATTCAGGGGTCTGTATACGAAGATTTGCGGAGGCGCTCGGCAGAAGACATTACATCTATTGGATTTCCAGGCTATGGAATTGGCGGTCTTTCTGTGGGGGAACCTCATCATATTATGTATGAAATGCTTGATGTGCTTCAACACGTCATGCCTTTTGATAAACCTAGATATCTTATGGGAGTTGGCCATCCCTCCAATCTTGTGGAAGGTGTGGCCCGGGGGGTGGATATGTTTGACTGCGTGTTGCCAACAAGGAATGGAAGGACAGGTACTGTTTTTGTTTCTACAGGGAGGATAAACATTAAAAATCAGGTGTATGCCCGTGATTTTACCCCCCTTGATCCGTCTTGTGACTGTTATGTATGCCGCCATTTTACAAAAGCCTATATACGGCATCTTTATAAAGCGGGGGAGATTTTGGCTGCTCGTTTATGCAGCTGGCATAATCTTCATTTTCTTATTAAGCTCATGGAAGGTGTTAGAGAGTCTATTTTAAACGGAACTTTCCCTGCTTTCAGAAAGAATTTTATTGAGGTATTTCACGGAGAAGGTGACAGCGTTGAAAACGAAAGTCTATAAGGTCGAGCGCTGGAATCCTGAACCTCACATAATTGCTGAAGCTGCTTATGCAATACGATCAGGCAAATTGGTCGCATTTCCTACAGAAACTGTTTATGGCCTCGGAGCAAATGGCCTGGATGATGGGGCTGTGCGTAAAATTTTTGCTGCTAAAGGCCGTCCCGGTGACAATCCTCTTATCCTTCATTTTGCATCATCGGAAGATGTGGAACAGGTCGCTTATGTGAATGAAAGAGCTAAATTGCTTATGGACTCTTTTTGGCCAGGGCCTCTTACACTTGTCCTCCCGGCAAAACCTGTAGTCCCAAACTCGGTTACTGCCGGATTGGGAACAGTAGCGGTTCGCATGCCCTCCCACCCTGTAGCGATGGCCCTTATTAAAGTTGCTGGTGTCCCTATAGCTGCTCCAAGTGCCAATAGAAGCGGGCGGCCTAGTCCAACGGAGGCTGCGTCCGTGCTTGCTGACATTGGAGATGACGTAGATATAATTTTAGACGGCGGAGCTACTGATGTGGGGCTTGAATCCACCGTCATAGATGTAACTGGACCTTCTGTTGTGCTTCTACGTGCTGGCGGCATGCCAGTGGAGCGGTTGGAAGAAGTGATTGAAGAGGTGAAGCTGGTTCCGGATGAAGCTAAGAAAAAAAGGTCGCCAGGAACGCGGTATCGCCATTACGCTCCTTTAATCCCCCTATTATTATGGAAAAATGGCGTTTTGCGGCATAGTCCTTTAGTGATGGGGAAGAGAATTGGGTATATAGGCATAAAGGAGCCCCCGTTCCCCGTGGAGGAAAAAATTCTTTTTAAAACTCCTGAAAATTATGCCCAGGGTCTCTTTCTGGCTTTTCGCACCTTTGAAAAGAAAGGGATAGAGGTTATAGTAGCAGAGTGGCCAAATAGTAAAGGGATAGGTCTCGCTTTAAGAGACCGGCTAAGCAGGGCGGCGGAAGAAGAGCTTTAAAAAGAACTTGCCAAAGCGTTCAGGCCTTGCTACAATTACCGTCGTGATAAGAAAAGCCGGGGTGGCGGAATTGGTAGACGCGCTAGATTCAGGTTCTAGTGGGCGATAGCCTGTCGGGGTTCGAGTCCCCGCCTCGGCACCATACAATTTATGCTTGCAAAATGTGCCTTATACAAAGTATAATAAGGGGCTGCGTTGTGTTGTTGACATAACGCGCCCTTTTTGTTATCTTTATTCTTCGTCAATAATCATTTCCCCCATATCTTTTACAGGGAGGTCATAACGCGCATGGCCGAGTTTGTTCCCGTGGGCAGAAAGCGGCAGAGGTTGACTTTCGGACGTGCCAGGGATCTTGTAGAAATTCCTGACATGATAGAAGTCCAGCGTAATTCCTATGATTGGTTCTATCAGAAGGATTGCGACCCGGACTCAAGGAAGTTGCAAGGGCTGGAAGAACTTCTTCATGAAGTTTTTCCTATAGAGAGTTATGATGGGGCGTTCGCCCTCGAGTTTGTCCATTTTTTTGTGGATAATCCCTCGGGGGACGAAGAGGAAGCCCGACAGAGGGACCTTACATGGTCTCAACCTATACGTGCTACCATTCGACTTGTCAATAGAAAAACCAAAGAAATCAAAGAAGAAGAAATTTTTCTTGGCGATTTTCCTATTATGACAGATAGGGGCACTTTTATTATCAACGGAACGGAACGAGTTGTGGTGAATCAACTTGCCCGTTCAGCCGGTGTGTATTTTCACAAGGAAGAGCAGATCCCTGGTCAGGAAGCCTATTCTGCAAAAATTATTCCTGACCGTGGAGCTTGGCTGGAGTTTAGCCTAAGCCCTGGAGATGTGCTTTCTGTAAATATCGATAACAGAAAAAAGCTTCCAGCAACAATTTTATTGAAGGCATTTGGCGTGTCAAGCAACGAAGAAATCCTTGACATGTTTGGGGCCAAACCTATCGAAATTGATTTGACAGAAGAAGAAGTAAGGGGTCGCCTTGTGGCAGAATCTGTTGTTGACGATGAAGGCAACGAAATAGTTTCAAGAAACGGCAGGTTGACCAAAGATAATCTTGAAATTTTGTGGAGTAAGGGGCGGACGAAACTACATGTGTGGGATGTTGACCCAGCTATTGCGGCCACTTTAGAGAGAGACAACACAAAGGGCAGTGATGATGCTGTCCTTGAAATGTTCCGACGTCTTCGCCCCAATGAGCCTGCGCGGGTAGAAAATGCCAGAGAGTATGTTTATAGCCTTTTCTTTGATACCCGACGATACAATTTAGGGCGCGTGGGCCGCTATAAAATGAACAGACGCCTTGGTATTCCTGTTCCAGAGAATATTACAGAACACAACAGGCTGCTTACTCTCGAAGATATTTGCAAGATTATCCAGGGAGTAATTGACCTTAGAAATCCGGAATCTGAAGGTGACGATATAGATCATCTGGGAAACCGTCGTGTCCGTTCTGTAGGAGAACTTCTACAGAACCAGATTCGTATTGGCTTGCTTCGAATGGAGCGAATAGCGAAAGAACGGATGACAACCATTCCGGACCTTGAGGCAGCTATGGCGAGGGACCTTATCAATGTCCGTCCTATCGCTGCGGCTATTCGAGAGTTTTTTGGTTCCGGACAGCTCTCTCAATTTATGGATCAGACGAACCCCCTGGCGGAAGTAACGCACCGTCGGCGCCTCTCAGCTTTGGGTCCTGGAGGTCTCAGCCGTGAACGTGCGGGTTTTGAAGCCCGTGACGTCCATCATACCCACTATGGCCGTATTTGTCCTATTGAAACTCCGGAGGGGCCAAATATCGGGTTGGTCACGTCTCTTGCCACCTATTCAAGGGTAAATGAATATGGCTTCCTGATGACTCCTCGCCGTAAAGTAGAAAAGGGAAGAGTTCTTAACGAAATTGTCTACCTTTCAGCAGATGAGGAAGACGATCTTTATATAGCCAGAGCTAATACCCCTATTGATGAGAATGGCTACCTGGAAAAAGAGTGCCATACAAGATATCGTGGTGACATAGAGTATATTCCCCGCGAAGAAGTGGATTATCTTGACGTTTCCCCTAAGCAGATAGTTTCTGTTTCTACTGCTTTGATCCCGTTCCTTGAGCACGATGACGCTAACCGTGCTCTTATGGGTTCAAACATGCAGCGTCAGGCCGTTCCTCTTATTCAGCCTGCGGCTCCTGTAGTCGGGACAGGAATTGAATATAGGATAGCGAAAGACTCCGGTTCATGTGTGGTTGCTACGGATGATGGAGAAGTCGTTTATGTTGATGCGGACCGCATAGAGATCAGGTCGAAGCGTGGTGTTCGCGCTTATCCTCTCGTGAAATTTCGCCGTTCGAACCAGGGGACGATTATTCACCAGCGCCCCTCTGTTGAAAAAGGCGAATTAATTAAAAAGGGAGACATAATTGCTGATGGGCAGTCTGTAGATAACGGGGAACTTGCTCTTGGACGAAATGTTCTCGTAGCTTTTCTTCCCTGGGAAGGTTTTAATTACGAAGATGCGATCTTGCTTAGCGAACGTCTTGTAAAAGAAGATTTTTACACCTCTATACATATAGAAGAATATGAAATTGAAGCACGGGACACGAAGCTTGGGCCAGAAGAGATTACCCGTGATATTCCCAATGTCGGTGAAGACATGCTTAAAAACCTCGACGAGGATGGCATTGTTAGGGTGGGAGCCGAGGTCAATGCCGGTGACATCCTGGTAGGAAAGGTTACTCCTAAGGGAGAGTCTGATCAGTCTCCTGAGGAAAAATTGCTACGAGCCATATTCGGAGAAAAAGCGAGAGAAGTCAGGGACACATCCTTGAAGGTTCCTCATGGTGCCCGTGGAAAGATCGTGGCAGTAAAACGCATGACGCGGGAGAACAACCCCGATGCCCTGAGCCCTGGCGTAAATGAAGTTGTGAAGATTTACGTGGCTCAGCTGAGAAAAATAACGGTAGGAGACAAGATGGCAGGACGCCATGGCAATAAGGGTGTTGTTTCGAAGATCCTCCCGGTGGAGGATATGCCTTATCTGCCAGATGGCACTCCCTGCGATATAGTACTTAACCCATTAGGTGTGCCGAGCCGTATGAACCTTGGACAGGTGCTCGAAACAATCATGGGCTTTGTAGCTGTTCATAATGGTTGGAAGGTTGCCACGCCAGTCTTTGAAGGCGCTCAGGAAAAAGAAATCTTTGAGAATCTTGCAGAACTGCGAAAAGGAAATTACCCTGATTTGACCGCAGATGGCATGATAACTCTTTTCGATGGCAGAACAGGGGAGCCCATGGAGAAAAAGGTCACAGTGGGATATATGTATATGCTTAAATTAATTCACCTTGTAGATGACAAGATCCATGCCCGCTCTATTGGCCCCTACAGCTTGATTACACAGCAGCCTCTTGGCGGGAAAGCACAGTTCGGAGGCCAGCGATTTGGAGAAATGGAAGTCTGGGCCCTTGAAGGATATGGTGCGGCTCACATTCTTCAGGAGATGCTGACAGTGAAGTCTGATGATATCAGAGGACGCTTAAAGACCTATGAAAAAATAGTAAAAGGACAAAACCTTGCTAAGCCTGGCGTACCTGAAAGTTTCCGAGTTCTTGTAAAAGAACTGCAGGGATTGGTACTCGACGTTGAAATCAAATATAGCGACGGTACGGTAGGAGAACTCGTTATGGACGAAGAAGATGAGGAAGGCGCAAGTCGGCGTAAGACTACGGAAGGCCTAGGCGTAAAAGAGAAGGAACAAGAGCAAAAAATAGAAGAAACAAAAGAAGTTCCAGAAGAAATGGAAATTGTTGTCGATGAAAAGGAGTTGGCAGCCGAGAACATGCTTTTTGAAGACGTGTTTGAGGAACGTAAAGATGACCCGGAGGGGGCTGAAGAATAGATGAGCCAGAGAGAAATAGTCGGAGTACGCATTAAGCTGGCCAGCCCGGAACGGATCAGGGAACTGTCCAGCGGTGAAGTTA
This region of Aminobacterium colombiense DSM 12261 genomic DNA includes:
- a CDS encoding TatD family hydrolase, translating into MSYFVDTHCHLNSEDYNEDLDEVIERAKSQGLARMLVVAADVPNSRQAVELAEKYASYGIYATVGVHPHEASTIVDGIPEELFLLAQHPRVLAIGESGLDYYYDHSPREIQKQSLLWHIELAEKAKKPLVLHIRDAFDDLFDILKENDKRQYHGVIHCFSGNSYHAKYALELGFYLSFAGPVTYKKNQELRDIVASMPLNRLLCETDAPWLAPKRYRGKRNEPAYVTEVYDMVADVRLIDREELKEALWNNACSLFRWEEL
- the tgt gene encoding tRNA guanosine(34) transglycosylase Tgt, whose amino-acid sequence is MFEFRLQAQCPVTGARAGEFVTPHGVIKTPVFMPVGTQATVKAMAPFELEEIGAQIILSNTYHLYLRPGADIVEEAGGLHSFMDWHHPILTDSGGFQVFSLATLNRVTDEGVECQSHIDGSRHMMDPEWSMEVQQKLGSDIAMCFDQCLHYPTTKEEAETALARTTRWARRSKDAHTREDQALFGIIQGSVYEDLRRRSAEDITSIGFPGYGIGGLSVGEPHHIMYEMLDVLQHVMPFDKPRYLMGVGHPSNLVEGVARGVDMFDCVLPTRNGRTGTVFVSTGRINIKNQVYARDFTPLDPSCDCYVCRHFTKAYIRHLYKAGEILAARLCSWHNLHFLIKLMEGVRESILNGTFPAFRKNFIEVFHGEGDSVENESL
- a CDS encoding L-threonylcarbamoyladenylate synthase, which gives rise to MKTKVYKVERWNPEPHIIAEAAYAIRSGKLVAFPTETVYGLGANGLDDGAVRKIFAAKGRPGDNPLILHFASSEDVEQVAYVNERAKLLMDSFWPGPLTLVLPAKPVVPNSVTAGLGTVAVRMPSHPVAMALIKVAGVPIAAPSANRSGRPSPTEAASVLADIGDDVDIILDGGATDVGLESTVIDVTGPSVVLLRAGGMPVERLEEVIEEVKLVPDEAKKKRSPGTRYRHYAPLIPLLLWKNGVLRHSPLVMGKRIGYIGIKEPPFPVEEKILFKTPENYAQGLFLAFRTFEKKGIEVIVAEWPNSKGIGLALRDRLSRAAEEEL
- the rpoB gene encoding DNA-directed RNA polymerase subunit beta, with amino-acid sequence MAEFVPVGRKRQRLTFGRARDLVEIPDMIEVQRNSYDWFYQKDCDPDSRKLQGLEELLHEVFPIESYDGAFALEFVHFFVDNPSGDEEEARQRDLTWSQPIRATIRLVNRKTKEIKEEEIFLGDFPIMTDRGTFIINGTERVVVNQLARSAGVYFHKEEQIPGQEAYSAKIIPDRGAWLEFSLSPGDVLSVNIDNRKKLPATILLKAFGVSSNEEILDMFGAKPIEIDLTEEEVRGRLVAESVVDDEGNEIVSRNGRLTKDNLEILWSKGRTKLHVWDVDPAIAATLERDNTKGSDDAVLEMFRRLRPNEPARVENAREYVYSLFFDTRRYNLGRVGRYKMNRRLGIPVPENITEHNRLLTLEDICKIIQGVIDLRNPESEGDDIDHLGNRRVRSVGELLQNQIRIGLLRMERIAKERMTTIPDLEAAMARDLINVRPIAAAIREFFGSGQLSQFMDQTNPLAEVTHRRRLSALGPGGLSRERAGFEARDVHHTHYGRICPIETPEGPNIGLVTSLATYSRVNEYGFLMTPRRKVEKGRVLNEIVYLSADEEDDLYIARANTPIDENGYLEKECHTRYRGDIEYIPREEVDYLDVSPKQIVSVSTALIPFLEHDDANRALMGSNMQRQAVPLIQPAAPVVGTGIEYRIAKDSGSCVVATDDGEVVYVDADRIEIRSKRGVRAYPLVKFRRSNQGTIIHQRPSVEKGELIKKGDIIADGQSVDNGELALGRNVLVAFLPWEGFNYEDAILLSERLVKEDFYTSIHIEEYEIEARDTKLGPEEITRDIPNVGEDMLKNLDEDGIVRVGAEVNAGDILVGKVTPKGESDQSPEEKLLRAIFGEKAREVRDTSLKVPHGARGKIVAVKRMTRENNPDALSPGVNEVVKIYVAQLRKITVGDKMAGRHGNKGVVSKILPVEDMPYLPDGTPCDIVLNPLGVPSRMNLGQVLETIMGFVAVHNGWKVATPVFEGAQEKEIFENLAELRKGNYPDLTADGMITLFDGRTGEPMEKKVTVGYMYMLKLIHLVDDKIHARSIGPYSLITQQPLGGKAQFGGQRFGEMEVWALEGYGAAHILQEMLTVKSDDIRGRLKTYEKIVKGQNLAKPGVPESFRVLVKELQGLVLDVEIKYSDGTVGELVMDEEDEEGASRRKTTEGLGVKEKEQEQKIEETKEVPEEMEIVVDEKELAAENMLFEDVFEERKDDPEGAEE